A section of the Drosophila sechellia strain sech25 chromosome 3L, ASM438219v1, whole genome shotgun sequence genome encodes:
- the LOC6618377 gene encoding tRNA (uracil-5-)-methyltransferase homolog A codes for MECLNAEIPADGVTKSIETEDIAENVVKADETTLANGEDEAGTPGEEYAYLERNEFTSEIFKVEVKNMGYFGIGEFKKLLRNTLKFDVTKIKAPTRKEFAFVCFRSQEDQQRGLEILNGYKWKGKVLKAHVAKASADPLQKKRAAEDQESEKKPKKQRTAVEATCPLSHIAYDQQLKQKSEEMSALLAKYTQELRKVNPRAKPHLDKFQFHEVLPSPTVNGYRNKNEFTVGKNSAGEVVVGFRLGCYSDGSVEVAEVADLPHLPEQAKWAARSFQDLVRKSKFLPFNPDGNVGHFRQLMVRCSSATGELMLVAGIYSSNLSEDEQAELKEELKSFYEELGKDAPYKCTSLYYQDVKHREAGQTINPVEHISGSTHITDTIQGLQFRISPLAFFQINTEGANVLYQKAIDLVAPTKDTTMLDICCGTGTITLAFAKHCKKVMGVEIVPDAIKDAEFNAEANGIKNAKFFTGNADDFIKSMVREALYDQEPGKPLDLIAVVDPPRAGLHHRSIAAIRSADAINRLVYVSCNPHSAKRNFIELARPESKQYKGEPFYPKSAVAVDMFPHTMHTELVILFEREPKTKADEKSAPAEGAAQSKSEATEEAASEENTASVT; via the exons ATGGAGTGTTTAAATGCGGAAATACCAGCTGACGGAGTGACTAAAAGCATAGAGACCGAGGACATTGCGGAAAATGTAGTGAAAGCTGATGAAACCACGCTTGCAAATGGCGAGGATGAAGCCGGAACACCCGGCGAGGAATACGCTTACTTGGAGCGAAATGAATTCACTTCGGAAATATTCAAAGTTGAAGTGAAGAACATGGGATATTTCGGTATTGGG GAGTTTAAGAAGCTTTTGAGGAACACCCTCAAATTCGACGTGACCAAAATCAAGGCTCCAACTCGAAAAGAGTTCGCCTTTGTGTGCTTCCGCAGTCAGGAGGATCAACAGAGGGGCTTGGAGATCCTGAATGGATACAAATGGAAGGGAAAGGTGCTGAAGGCTCATGTTGCCAAGGCCTCGGCCGATCCTCTGCAGAAAAAGCGAGCTGCCGAGGATCAGGAGTCGGAGAAAAAGCCCAAGAAACAACGTACGGCGGTGGAAGCCACATGTCCTCTGTCGCACATTGCCTACGACCAGCAGCTCAAACAGAAATCAGAGGAGATGTCGGCACTTTTGGCGAAATACACCCAGGAACTTCGGAAGGTCAATCCGCGGGCAAAGCCCCACTTGGATAAGTTCCAATTCCACGAGGTGCTTCCGTCACCCACCGTCAATGGGTATAGAAATAAAAACGAGTTCACCGTGGGAAAGAACTCCGCAGGCGAAGTGGTTGTGGGCTTCAGATTGGGCTGCTACAGCGATGGATCTGTGGAAGTAGCCGAGGTCGCAGACTTGCCACATCTACCAGAGCAGGCCAAGTGGGCCGCTCGCAGTTTCCAGGACTTGGTGAGGAAATCCAAGTTCTTGCCCTTCAACCCGGACGGAAATGTTGGCCACTTCCGTCAGCTGATGGTGCGGTGCTCCAGTGCCACAGGCGAACTTATGCTGGTGGCGGGCATATACTCCTCGAACTTAAGTGAAGACGAACAAGCTGAGCTTAAGGAAGAACTGAAGTCCTTCTACGAAGAGCTTGGGAAGGATGCTCCGTACAAATGCACCTCTCTGTATTACCAGGATGTTAAACATCGGGAAGCAGGGCAGACGATTAATCCGGTGGAACACATTTCGGGCAGCACCCACATCACCGATACCATACAGGGACTCCAGTTTCGAATCAGCCCACTGGCCTTTTTCCAAATCAACACAGAAGGAGCCAACGTGTTATATCAAAAGGCCATTGATCTAGTTGCTCCTACTAAGGACACAACTATGTTGGATATTTGCTGTGGTACTGGCACCATTACCCTTGCGTTTGCCAAGCACTGCAAGAAAGTGATGGGCGTGGAGATCGTCCCTGATGCCATCAAGGATGCCGAGTTTAATGCGGAGGCgaatggcattaaaaatgcgAAGTTCTTCACAGGAAATGCAGATGATTTCATCAAGAGTATGGTGCGCGAAGCTCTCTACGATCAGGAGCCGGGTAAACCGTTGGATCTTATTGCCGTGGTCGATCCCCCTAGGGCTGGGCTGC ACCACCGCTCTATAGCCGCAATTCGATCAGCAGATGCCATCAATCGTCTGGTCTACGTCTCCTGCAATCCGCACAGTGCTAAGCGGAATTTCATCGAGCTGGCCCGACCGGAGTCTAAGCAATACAAGGGGGAGCCATTCTACCCAAAGTCCGCTGTGGCCGTTGACATGTTTCCCCACACCATGCACACCGAACTGGTCATTCTGTTCGAGCGTGAACCTAAAACAAAGGCGGATGAGAAGTCAGCGCCAGCGGAGGGGGCTGCACAGTCAAAGTCTGAGGCAACCGAAGAAGCTGCAAGCGAGGAGAACACCGCATCCGTAACGTGA
- the LOC6618379 gene encoding protein naked cuticle isoform X1, whose protein sequence is MAGNIVKWWKHKILGGYKQFSVQECTTDSEELMYHQVRASSSCSAPPDLLLVSERDNNIQLRSPVVNIITTPPGNASGAGSKQQSHHQTNHHSSARSHPGHAVHPQDVSTGGSHSKHLRISSTSNGKHGKYSNMQQQLPQDEDVVDAAATMQQQQQDTGHAHSRHLHHHKEERIRLEEFTCDVSVEGGKSSQPLQFSFTFYDLDGHHGKITKDDIVGIVYTIYESIGKSVVVPHCGSKTINVRLTVSPEGKSKSQPVVPVPVAVGYSSSHASKLKKLPTGLAAMSKPLAGGGVGSGGATALTTSAGNRRQHRYRPRKLIKSDDEDDDSNSEKEKDAAHAPAADQPSGSGTKASEKSHHHQAQSARYHQKNNSRAEQCCTEQNTADNGHNTYENMLNLKCCKPEVDQVDCPSHRQHHQSHQNHQMRQQDIYMKQATQRVKMLRRARKQKYQDHCLETRQRSLSVGNDSACQNRHLQLQQPPVGHPQPQPLNHKSASGSPPLGVGGGGDMMLDGVQLRQPRPQSLTPQQHQQQNQQQQQRKSAECWKSALNRNDLISIIRESMEKNRLCFQLNGKPQANVSPIRQPAAQQQPQQQQRQRCNTGSKIPTLITNHSPVAQQSPLSCSPPTAEATTPSIPAAPPAIEVNGQQHHPTHPTHPSHHNHHEHPQPHIPIYHQQLAINPAVLAAQQTHNTAHNKLNLCGYDSFLHATICGGGAAAHSPPATPSNVATVQPIPKKSQKNLLQGYQRLEQSQQQQQQQRSTKDYKNYGNLIYAKLSEQLQQKDREQRRQRHKQQQHQMLQDQPKDASRSEQRPPTSNSSSAGSKIYGDAVECAHLLASEEEDLPPSPQLTSTPSKVVSTDTLIDLNDDVGEAVAEAVTEGGKQSLEAEESGQQVEVELDTSASSSMIHRYVHEHIHHHYHHFKEQQDV, encoded by the exons TCCAGGAATGCACCACAGACTCCGAGGAGCTGATGTACCACCAGGTGCgggcctcctcctcctgcagcGCCCCGCCCGACTTGCTGCTGGTCAGCGAACGTGACAATAATATCCAACTGCGATCGCCGGTGGTGAACATAATCACCACGCCGCCGGGCAATGCGTCCGGTGCGGGAAGTAAGCAGCAGTCTCATCACCAGACGAACCACCACTCCTCAGCCAGGAGTCATCCCGGGCACGCGGTGCATCCGCAGGATGTGAGCACCGGCGGCAGCCACAGCAAACATCTGCGCATCAGCAGCACTTCCAATGGCAAGCACGGCAAATACTCAAatatgcagcagcaactgccgCAGGATGAGGATGTAGTGGATGCGGCTGCCacgatgcagcagcagcagcaggacaccggccacgcccactcgcgCCACCTGCACCACCACAAGGAGGAACGCATCCGACTGGAG GAATTCACCTGCGACGTGTCCGTGGAGGGCGGGAAGTCATCGCAGCCGCTGCAGTTCTCGTTCACGTTCTACGACCTGGACGGGCATCACGGCAAGATAACAAAGGACGACATCGTGGGCATTGTGTACACCATATACGAGTCCATTGGCAAGTCGGTGGTGGTGCCCCACTGCGGCAGCAAGACAATCAACGTGCGCCTCACCGTCAGTCCCGAGGGCAAATCGAAATCGCAGCCGGTGGTGCCCGTTCCGGTGGCGGTCGGatacagcagcagccacgccAGCAAACTGAAGAAGTTGCCCACGGGTCTGGCGGCCATGTCGAAACCCCTGGCCGGCGGAGGAGTGGGATCCGGCGGAGCGACGGCGCTAACGACATCCGCCGGCAACCGCCGCCAGCACCGCTATCGACCACGCAAACTGATTAAGTCCGATGACGAGGACGATGACAGCAACAGCGAAAAGGAGAAGGACGCCGCACACGCCCCCGCCGCCGACCAGCCCAGCGGAAGTGGAACAAAGGCGAGTGAGAAGAGCCATCACCACCAGGCGCAGTCCGCCAGGTATCACCAGAAGAACAATTCCCGGGCGGAGCAGTGCTGCACGGAACAGAATACGGCCGACAATGGCCACAATACCTACGAGaatatgctgaatctcaagtGCTGCAAGCCGGAGGTGGACCAGGTGGACTGCCCCTCGCACCGACAGCACCACCAGAGCCACCAGAATCACCAGATGCGCCAGCAGGACATCTACATGAAGCAGGCGACCCAGCGCGTCAAGATGTTGCGAAGGGCGCGCAAACAAAAG TACCAGGACCACTGCCTCGAAACGCGACAGCGCAGCCTCTCAGTGGGCAACGATTCCGCCTGCCAGAATCGCcatctgcagctgcagcagccgccGGTGGGTCACCCCCAGCCCCAGCCGCTGAACCACAAGAGCGCGTCGGGGTCACCACCGCTGGGGGTGGGTGGCGGTGGCGACATGATGCTCGACGGGGTGCAGCTGCGCCAGCCGCGACCCCAGTCCCTCACcccgcagcagcatcagcagcagaatcagcagcagcagcagcgcaaaTCGGCCGAGTGCTGGAAATCGGCGCTGAATCGCAACGATTTAATTAGCATCATCAGGGAGAGCATGGAGAAGAACCGCCTGTGTTTTCAGCTGAATGG AAAACCCCAAGCCAATGTGAGTCCCATACGGCAACCggcagcacaacaacaaccacaacaacagcaacgccAACGCTGCAATACGGGCTCGAAAATACCCACGTTAATTACCAACCACAGTCCGGTCGCCCAGCAGTCGCCGCTCAGCTGCAGTCCACCCACGGCGGAGGCCACCACCCCCAGCATTCCAGCGGCTCCGCCGGCCATCGAGGTCAACGGTCAGCAGCACCACCCCACTCATCCCACTCATCCCAGCCACCACAACCACCACGAGCATCCCCAACCGCACATACCTATCTACCATCAGCAGTTGGCCATTAATCCGGCCGTCCTGGCCGCCCAGCAGACGCACAACACGGCCCACAACAAGCTGAATCTGTGTGGCTACGACTCCTTCCTGCACGCCACTATCTGTGGAGGCGGGGCAGCCGCCCACTCACCACCGGCCACGCCCAGTAATGTGGCGACCGTTCAGCCGATACCCAAGAAGAGCCAGAAGAACCTGCTGCAAGGATACCAACGTTTGgagcagtcgcagcagcagcagcaacagcagcggagCACCAAGGACTACAAGAACTACGGCAACCTCATCTATGCCAAGCTGAGTGAACAGCTGCAGCAGAAGGATCGTGAGCAGAGACGACAGCGGCacaagcaacagcaacaccagaTGCTGCAGGATCAGCCCAAGGATGCGAGTCGGTCGGAGCAGCGACCACCGACATCGAACTCCAGTTCGGCTGGCTCCAAGATCTACGGCGATGCCGTCGAGTGCGCCCATCTGCTGGccagcgaggaggaggacCTGCCCCCCAGTCCGCAGCTGACCAGTACGCCCAGCAAAGTGGTCAGCACGGACACCCTCATCGATCTCAACGACGATGTGGGCGAGGCTGTGGCCGAGGCAGTCACAGAAGGAGGCAAGCAGTCGCTGGAGGCCGAGGAGTCTGGCCAGCAGGTGGAGGTGGAACTGGACACCAGCGCCTCCAGCTCCATGATCCACCGCTATGTGCACGAGCATATCCACCACCACTACCACCACTTCAAGGAGCAGCAGGATGTCTAG
- the LOC6618378 gene encoding SET domain-containing protein SmydA-8, whose amino-acid sequence MASTSLTSCALCQAKASQLCAACRNVVYCCREHQKEHWKKGHRSECQCFEIATNEVLGRHLRATRDIKIGEQILKEAPLVLGPKVASAPLCLSCHRNLLAPEKPRGNYHKCSSCSWPLCGKECEDSVHHKAECQLMSGSNFQSKINYVPGEEERKESAYCVIMLLRCMQLKAIDPKAFLKLYNLEDHLKERLETPLYQVLRANLITFINTVLGMKDWPEMDILRIAAILDTNTFEVRQPRERRKIRALYPEAAMISHDCVPNMRHRFDDDMNIVFLAKRKIAKGEILSISYTQPLRSTIQRRVHLRQAKCFDCSCARCQDPEELGSFAGAQTCLKCKAGKIISQNPLLNSAPWKCQLCNFKRSAKEVVTSDAELQQELESLDKTTPVALEEFIYRHRADLHETNTHILQAKYALTQLYGSAPGFAMEELSEESLNRKVQLCEELLKLADIFDGGWSIFRGNLLIDMEEALVTQALRSKDPVECEEKLKNASEMLREIRNIMKHEPEMQQLLLERQVILNSALERFEPIEN is encoded by the exons ATGGCTTCCACTTCGCTGACATCATGCGCCCTGTGCCAGGCCAAGGCATCCCAGTTGTGCGCCGCCTGCCGCAATGTGGTCTATTGCTGTCGGGAGCACCAGAAGGAGCATTGGAAGAAAGGTCACAGATCGGAATGCCAGTGCTTCGAAATAGCCACCAATGAAGTTTTGGGCAGACATCTTCGGGCAACCAGGGACATTAAAATCGGAGAGCAAATCCTGAAGGAAGCCCCGCTGGTTTTGGGGCCAAAAGTCGCGTCTGCTCCACTTTGCTTGAGCTGCCACAGAAATCTTCTGGCTCCCGAGAAACCCCGCGGTAACTACCACAAATGCAGCTCATGCAGTTGGCCACTGTGTGGAAAGGAGTGCGAGGACTCTGTCCACCACAAGGCTGAGTGCCAGCTAATGTCGGGTAGCAACTTCCAGTCCAAAATAAACTATGTGCCTGGAGAGGAGGAGCGAAAGGAGTCGGCTTACTGTGTGATCATGCTGCTCCGCTGCATGCAACTTAAAGCTATAGATCCCAAAGCCTTCCTCAAGCTTTACAACCTGGAGGATCACCTGAAGGAGCGCCTGGAGACTCCGCTGTACCAAGTGTTACGTGCCAATCTCATCACCTTCATAAACACTGTATTGGGCATGAAGGATTGGCCGGAGATGGATATCCTGCGCATAGCTGCCATATTGGACACAAACACCTTTGAGGTCAGACAACCCAGGGAAAGGAGAAAGATTCGAGCTCTCTATCCTGAAGCAGCGATGATCTCGCACGACTGCGTTCCGAATATGAGGCATCGTTTCGATGACGACATGAACATTGTCTTCCTGGCCAAGAGGAAGATAGCCAAGGGAGAGATTTTGAGCATTTCCTACACCCAGCCCCTGAGGAGCACCATTCAAAGAAGAGTTCACCTCAGGCAGGCCAAGTGCTTCGACTGCTCATGCGCCAGGTGTCAGGACCCCGAGGAGCTGGGCAGCTTTGCAGGAGCCCAAACGTGTCTCAAATGCAAGGCAGGAAAA ATCATATCACAAAATCCCCTGCTGAACTCTGCGCCCTGGAAGTGTCAGCTGTGCAATTTTAAAAGATCGGCGAAGGAAGTGGTCACCTCAGATGCGGAGCTTCAGCAGGAATTGGAGTCATTGGACAAAACGACTCCCGTTGCTCTCGAGGAATTCATTTATCGCCATCGTGCTGATCTCCATGAGACCAATACCCACATTTTGCAGGCCAAATACGCTCTTACTCAACTATACGGAAGTGCTCCGGGATTCGCAATGGAgg AACTTTCTGAAGAATCGCTGAACAGAAAAGTGCAACTATGTGAGGAACTCCTTAAACTGGCCGACATTTTCGATGGCGGTTGGAGCATATTCCGGGGCAATCTGCTCATAGACATGGAGGAAGCTTTAGTGACGCAGGCTCTGCGCTCGAAAGACCCAGTGGAGTGCGAGGAGAAGCTGAAAAACGCGTCGGAAATGCTGAGAGAAATTCGTAACATCATGAAGCACGAGCCGGAAATGCAACAATTGTTGTTGGAACGACAAGTCATTTTGAATTCTGCGCTTGAGCGCTTTGAACCAATTGAGAATTAA
- the LOC6618379 gene encoding protein naked cuticle isoform X2: MAGNIVKWWKHKILGGYKQFSVQECTTDSEELMYHQVRASSSCSAPPDLLLVSERDNNIQLRSPVVNIITTPPGNASGAGSKQQSHHQTNHHSSARSHPGHAVHPQDVSTGGSHSKHLRISSTSNGKHGKYSNMQQQLPQDEDVVDAAATMQQQQQDTGHAHSRHLHHHKEERIRLEEFTCDVSVEGGKSSQPLQFSFTFYDLDGHHGKITKDDIVGIVYTIYESIGKSVVVPHCGSKTINVRLTVSPEGKSKSQPVVPVPVAVGYSSSHASKLKKLPTGLAAMSKPLAGGGVGSGGATALTTSAGNRRQHRYRPRKLIKSDDEDDDSNSEKEKDAAHAPAADQPSGSGTKASEKSHHHQAQSARYHQKNNSRAEQCCTEQNTADNGHNTYENMLNLKCCKPEVDQVDCPSHRQHHQSHQNHQMRQQDIYMKQATQRVKMLRRARKQKKTPSQCESHTATGSTTTTTTTATPTLQYGLENTHVNYQPQSGRPAVAAQLQSTHGGGHHPQHSSGSAGHRGQRSAAPPHSSHSSQPPQPPRASPTAHTYLPSAVGH; this comes from the exons TCCAGGAATGCACCACAGACTCCGAGGAGCTGATGTACCACCAGGTGCgggcctcctcctcctgcagcGCCCCGCCCGACTTGCTGCTGGTCAGCGAACGTGACAATAATATCCAACTGCGATCGCCGGTGGTGAACATAATCACCACGCCGCCGGGCAATGCGTCCGGTGCGGGAAGTAAGCAGCAGTCTCATCACCAGACGAACCACCACTCCTCAGCCAGGAGTCATCCCGGGCACGCGGTGCATCCGCAGGATGTGAGCACCGGCGGCAGCCACAGCAAACATCTGCGCATCAGCAGCACTTCCAATGGCAAGCACGGCAAATACTCAAatatgcagcagcaactgccgCAGGATGAGGATGTAGTGGATGCGGCTGCCacgatgcagcagcagcagcaggacaccggccacgcccactcgcgCCACCTGCACCACCACAAGGAGGAACGCATCCGACTGGAG GAATTCACCTGCGACGTGTCCGTGGAGGGCGGGAAGTCATCGCAGCCGCTGCAGTTCTCGTTCACGTTCTACGACCTGGACGGGCATCACGGCAAGATAACAAAGGACGACATCGTGGGCATTGTGTACACCATATACGAGTCCATTGGCAAGTCGGTGGTGGTGCCCCACTGCGGCAGCAAGACAATCAACGTGCGCCTCACCGTCAGTCCCGAGGGCAAATCGAAATCGCAGCCGGTGGTGCCCGTTCCGGTGGCGGTCGGatacagcagcagccacgccAGCAAACTGAAGAAGTTGCCCACGGGTCTGGCGGCCATGTCGAAACCCCTGGCCGGCGGAGGAGTGGGATCCGGCGGAGCGACGGCGCTAACGACATCCGCCGGCAACCGCCGCCAGCACCGCTATCGACCACGCAAACTGATTAAGTCCGATGACGAGGACGATGACAGCAACAGCGAAAAGGAGAAGGACGCCGCACACGCCCCCGCCGCCGACCAGCCCAGCGGAAGTGGAACAAAGGCGAGTGAGAAGAGCCATCACCACCAGGCGCAGTCCGCCAGGTATCACCAGAAGAACAATTCCCGGGCGGAGCAGTGCTGCACGGAACAGAATACGGCCGACAATGGCCACAATACCTACGAGaatatgctgaatctcaagtGCTGCAAGCCGGAGGTGGACCAGGTGGACTGCCCCTCGCACCGACAGCACCACCAGAGCCACCAGAATCACCAGATGCGCCAGCAGGACATCTACATGAAGCAGGCGACCCAGCGCGTCAAGATGTTGCGAAGGGCGCGCAAACAAAAG AAAACCCCAAGCCAATGTGAGTCCCATACGGCAACCggcagcacaacaacaaccacaacaacagcaacgccAACGCTGCAATACGGGCTCGAAAATACCCACGTTAATTACCAACCACAGTCCGGTCGCCCAGCAGTCGCCGCTCAGCTGCAGTCCACCCACGGCGGAGGCCACCACCCCCAGCATTCCAGCGGCTCCGCCGGCCATCGAGGTCAACGGTCAGCAGCACCACCCCACTCATCCCACTCATCCCAGCCACCACAACCACCACGAGCATCCCCAACCGCACATACCTATCTACCATCAGCAGTTGGCCATTAA